One Hemitrygon akajei unplaced genomic scaffold, sHemAka1.3 Scf000159, whole genome shotgun sequence genomic region harbors:
- the LOC140724079 gene encoding modulator of apoptosis 1-like: MAAAAFRRWCAAAKVAESNACVLRGVETSVPDEVLLRGLSAVKSFGKVEIVSRNFDFESGTDIVLVQTSEDITGAELAEEIGVPGEAGPWRLQSVGEGGVKAQRAELPAEGGGDHRERILPVLEDEGKEWSDLEKLVSSHSTVKGESSELASALTSLARRAEGPRQKIGVFSGITPTPEGEEDYETWDEQTSQLLRECQCSDEEKRQRLVESLRGEAAGVVRGVKVNQPLATLKDDMEALESAFGLTGSSSGSSKTFIRRRVRSSLRTFFGLRDSLMDCGAGGRGVIRAEQVDQLRMDQVFRGVQSEDKIAWSLRQSY, encoded by the coding sequence ATGGCTGCAGCTGCTTTTCGGCGATGGTGTGCGGCTGCGAAGGTGGCAGAGAGCAATGCATGCGTGCTGAGGGGGGTGGAGACTAGCGTACCGGATGAAGTGTTACTTCGAGGTTTGAGTGCGGTTAAAAGTTTTGGCAAAGTGGAGATTGTATCGCGGAACTTTGATTTTGAGTCAGGTACAGATATAGTGttagtgcagacaagtgaggACATAACAGGGGCGGAGTTGGCAGAGGAGATTGGCGTCCCCGGGGAGGCGGGGCCATGGCGCCTGCAGAGTGTCGGGGAAGGAGGGGTCAAAGCTCAGCGAGCGGAGTTGCCTGCAGAGGGGGGAGGAGATCATAGGGAACGGATTCTTCCGGTGTTGGAGGATGAAGGGaaagagtggtcagatttggaaaagtTGGTCAGTTCCCATTCCACCGTGAAAGGCGAGAGCTCTGAGTTGGCCTCTGCACTTACCTCCTTAGCGAGAAGGGCAGAGGGGCCCCGCCAGAAGATAGGAGTTTTCTCGGGGATAACGCCCACTCCCGAGGGTGAGGAGGATTATGAGACATGGGATGAGCAAACGTCACAGTTGTTGAGGGAGTGTCAGTGCTCGGATGAGGAAAAGCGACAGAGATTAGTTGAAAGTTTGCGGGGAGAGGCGGCTGGGGTAGTGCGAGGTGTGAAGGTTAACCAGCCTTTGGCCACTCTGAAGGacgatatggaggctttggaaagtgcTTTTGGGTTGACTGGGAGCTCCTCGGGGAGTTCTAAAACATTTATCAGGAGGAGGGTGAGAAGCTCTCTGCGGACCTTTTTCGGCTTGAGAGACAGCTTAATGGATTGCGGCGCCGGGGGCAGGGGGGTCATTCGGGCTGAACAAGTGGATCAGTTAAGGATGGATCAGGTATTTCGGGGTGTCCAGTCCGAGGACAAGATTGCTTGGAGTCTCCGGCAGTCTTATTAA